Proteins encoded together in one Streptomyces sp. NBC_01216 window:
- a CDS encoding TOMM precursor leader peptide-binding protein, producing MPTTPYEETAGTRPRVRRDVLFTRTPQGVIFHNAEGGFQLSSPSAYRFATLLVPHLDGSRTVAEICEGFKDPQRAMVGGLVKALYARGFARPVPDPSVPGPGPAVEPAVAARFAQQIAYIDHYADDAASRFAAFRGTRVAVLGDGPVAGRCALSLIRNGCAHVGVTTASAEGPSAAAEFGALRSEAAELRAQGSPAEVTTLPGAGPGGTGDWSRYEGYDVVVAACGRDAFGTATALLGRGVPEGRLLLPAWTFGGRAVVGPVGTPRSVGCAACAALRLGANGDAAEAAELWSGLALGTGTGTEPRGPLAAILGNLLGFEVFRLVTQVLPAESSGQVLIQDMASFDVLAERLLPHPRCPHCRTRPVPPEPVDLTAAPERPAFRPVVAAPPEDGATEGPLAELDRRSLAVRPSVGVFTRYADEPVTQTPLKVGAVEVGLGAAGTRTIAAFDVQHTAGARLRALNAAAEVYAEYVVPGLLPLDGSPSAGRPDAAPRVSPETLVTATGAGGDPVVSWVPAVSLLTKEPARVPAGAVRPFGPDNRDRLFEPSRAGAGAGGGLPEAAAAGLLSAVAYDALRRSVRGTGRVTVLSPAQLEGDPEAGFLLRAAGHMERDVELLDLGEAERTGVSVVLARTRPTEPGEPVRWAAGAALDRSAAAVDALRDLLGTVQLAAEGVLGVPDTGGPLLADLDAALVAVTAPGDAVGPGPHRTAVTWADVLGRLAASGRDALVVPTHAADLPGAGIHTVRVLLTKAADDDR from the coding sequence ATGCCCACGACGCCGTACGAGGAGACCGCGGGCACCCGGCCGAGGGTGCGCCGCGACGTGCTGTTCACCAGGACGCCCCAGGGCGTGATCTTCCACAACGCCGAGGGCGGCTTCCAGCTCAGCTCCCCTTCCGCCTACCGGTTCGCCACCCTGCTCGTCCCCCACCTGGACGGGAGCCGCACCGTGGCGGAGATCTGCGAGGGCTTCAAGGACCCGCAGAGGGCCATGGTGGGCGGCCTGGTCAAGGCGCTGTACGCCCGCGGATTCGCCCGGCCGGTCCCGGACCCCTCCGTGCCGGGTCCGGGACCGGCCGTGGAGCCCGCGGTCGCCGCCCGCTTCGCGCAGCAGATCGCCTACATCGACCACTACGCCGACGACGCCGCGTCCCGGTTCGCCGCGTTCCGCGGGACCCGCGTCGCCGTACTCGGCGACGGTCCGGTGGCCGGCCGGTGCGCGCTCTCCCTGATCCGCAACGGGTGCGCCCACGTCGGTGTGACGACCGCGTCGGCCGAAGGCCCCTCCGCCGCGGCGGAGTTCGGTGCGCTGCGGTCCGAGGCCGCGGAGCTCCGCGCGCAGGGCAGTCCGGCCGAGGTGACGACACTGCCCGGCGCCGGGCCCGGCGGGACGGGCGACTGGAGCCGGTACGAGGGGTACGACGTGGTGGTCGCCGCCTGTGGCCGGGACGCGTTCGGGACGGCGACGGCCCTGCTCGGCCGGGGAGTGCCGGAAGGCCGTCTGCTGCTCCCCGCCTGGACCTTCGGTGGCCGGGCGGTGGTCGGCCCGGTCGGCACCCCACGGTCCGTCGGGTGCGCCGCCTGCGCGGCGCTGCGCCTCGGCGCGAACGGTGACGCGGCGGAAGCGGCGGAGCTCTGGAGCGGCCTGGCACTGGGGACCGGCACCGGGACGGAGCCGCGCGGACCGCTCGCCGCGATCCTCGGTAATCTGCTCGGCTTCGAGGTGTTCCGGCTGGTCACCCAGGTGCTGCCGGCCGAGTCCTCGGGGCAGGTGCTGATCCAGGACATGGCGTCCTTCGACGTCCTGGCCGAGCGGCTGCTGCCGCATCCGCGCTGCCCGCACTGCCGGACCCGGCCGGTCCCGCCTGAGCCGGTCGACCTGACCGCGGCCCCCGAGCGGCCCGCGTTCCGGCCGGTCGTCGCCGCGCCGCCGGAGGACGGTGCCACCGAGGGGCCGCTCGCCGAGCTCGACCGCCGGTCGCTCGCGGTCCGCCCGTCGGTCGGCGTCTTCACCCGGTACGCGGACGAGCCGGTCACCCAGACGCCGCTGAAGGTCGGCGCCGTGGAGGTCGGTCTGGGCGCGGCCGGGACCCGGACCATCGCCGCCTTCGACGTCCAGCACACCGCTGGTGCCCGCCTGCGTGCCCTGAACGCCGCCGCCGAGGTGTACGCCGAGTACGTGGTGCCGGGACTCCTCCCCCTGGACGGCTCCCCCTCGGCGGGCCGGCCGGACGCGGCGCCCCGGGTGTCGCCGGAGACGCTGGTCACCGCCACCGGGGCCGGGGGTGATCCGGTCGTCTCCTGGGTCCCGGCCGTGTCGCTGCTGACCAAGGAACCCGCGCGGGTACCGGCGGGCGCCGTGCGGCCGTTCGGCCCGGACAACCGGGACCGCCTGTTCGAACCGTCCCGTGCCGGCGCCGGTGCGGGCGGCGGACTGCCGGAGGCGGCGGCGGCCGGTCTGCTGTCCGCCGTCGCCTACGACGCGCTGCGCCGGTCCGTGCGGGGTACGGGACGCGTCACGGTACTCTCCCCGGCTCAGCTCGAGGGCGACCCCGAGGCGGGATTCCTGCTTCGGGCCGCCGGGCACATGGAGCGTGACGTCGAGCTTCTCGACCTCGGTGAGGCCGAGCGCACCGGGGTGTCCGTGGTGCTCGCCAGGACCCGGCCCACGGAGCCGGGTGAGCCGGTCCGCTGGGCGGCCGGCGCCGCCCTGGACCGGTCGGCGGCGGCCGTCGACGCGCTGCGCGACCTGCTCGGCACGGTCCAGCTCGCCGCGGAGGGGGTCCTGGGCGTGCCCGACACCGGCGGCCCGCTGCTGGCCGACCTCGACGCGGCGCTGGTAGCGGTCACGGCTCCGGGCGACGCCGTCGGCCCCGGTCCCCACCGGACCGCCGTGACCTGGGCGGATGTGCTGGGGAGGCTGGCCGCCTCCGGGCGGGACGCCCTGGTGGTGCCGACGCACGCCGCCGACCTGCCAGGCGCGGGGATCCACACCGTCCGGGTGCTGCTCACGAAGGCGGCCGACGATGACCGCTGA